TGATCAAGAGCAAATCCGGCTATATCTGGATGAAATCCCTGCTCATATCACCCACATTGCTTTGATTGCCAACTCCTATCACGGACAGCCCTTTACCAGAGTTAAAAAGGGTGAGATTCATCTAAGCGATGATGAAGGCAACCGCTCTTTTGAGGTCAACTTAAAACAGCTGCCGCGTGATTGCCTGACGCTATGGGTGGCACATTTGCGCCGAGAAGTAGATGACTGGCATCTAACGCTACAGAATCTACCGCTCCCTGCGACAGATTTGGCGCTAGCGGCTCAGCAAGTGGCGCACGAATTGGCTCGTGCCTTACCGATTCCACAAGCAATCTATAGTCGGTGAAAAATAATATCGATACAACACCTACTACTGGTGCAAATTTTTCTTGCTTGCTGTGCCTACGCAGACAGAGGCTGCAAAAAATTTACACCAGCAATACGGTAGCGATTTTAAAGTATTTCAACTATATTCTAAAATAGTGCTTTACGCTTAATAAAAAATGCTCAATCGCTATACAAAGCAATTGACCATCTTTTATTTTATATACAGTTCCTTATTTTATAACCTAGGATATAAAAGAGAATCGCTGATAACTGATATTTTTTTACTATAAGCGCTCGCCGCAATGCGGACAAAAATTCTTTTGCTGCACGTCTCTTTCACGGCGCTCAAGCTCTTGCTCACGCAGTACTTGCAGCACAATGTCCTGTGCTTGCTCTTTATCTAAGCCAAGCTCGCGGCGGATTTTCTCAATCATCATCTGATTTTGTACCAAATCAAAATCACTATCAATAAGTTGTCCCCGAAAGTCTTGTTCAAGCTCTTCACGGCGCTGACTGAGCTCATTTGCCAAGCCCGTTGCCAAAATACCGGCAGGCAATGCTGCTATACCTACACCCAGTATAGTAATGATAGCCCCTAATATTTTGCCCGCATTAGTAATCGGCGTCACATCACCATAACCCACTGTCGTTAAAGTGACTACCGCCCACCACATGGCTTTTGGTATCGACTCAAACTCCTCTGGCTGTGCATGATTTTCTACCAAATAAATCCCACTAGAGGCCGTCACAATCATGATTATCAAGATAAAAATAACAGCTTGAAACGAGCCTTTTTCTTTACTAATCACCACTAACAAAATACGTAATGAAGCAAAATAACGGGTGAGCTTAAGAATACGGAACAGGCGCAAAATGCGTAAAAAACGCAAGTCTATACTGACAAAGAAGTTCAAAAATGCAGGGGCAATGGCAATCAAATCGATTAATGCTGACGGACTTTTTAGCCAATCCCAGCGCTGTCGCCACGTAGTATTGCTTGGCTTGGCTTCAGCGACACTCCATAGACGAAGCAGATATTCAATGGAAAATATCACAATAGAGAAGTTCTCAAACCACGTAAAGTACTCTTGATAAGGGTAGTACCAAGTGTCAACAGACTCGGCGATAACCGCAGTGACGTTTGCCATAATCAAAAAAATAAGAAAATAATCAACACAGCGACTAAAGAGCGTGTCATGCTCATCGTTTTGCAAAATGTTATAGACAAAAAGACGCAAGCGCCGTATAGATTGGAATAGCATGCCGTCCCTATGCGGTGTAACACCGAGCTTGGATGAACAAAAAAGCCGTTATGAGAGTTTTATTATACTAACTTTATGTAATAAATGTGCGTGACCAAGACCAATATGATGGCAACTGCAAAAACAGCCATGCGTAATAATCGCTCTTAAGCACGCAGCTCATGACTGAGTTTTTGCGCAGGTACTAAAAACAACCCATAATCTGGGCAACAGGAATCTATCTCATCCAACACTTTTAATGAGCGAGCATTTGCACAGCGCAGCGGAGAATTACTACAGTAGCCCAACATCATTAACAACCAACTCCTTTAAACAGTAACAGCGCATTAATAATATCAAAAACGCTAAATAAACATATGATATGTTCTAAATTTTAACGTATCCAAACCCTTCTAGTTGTAACTTTACGCATAAATATCTTAACCTTCAGATTAAAACCTTACTTTTAGTAAGGATTTTGTACTATAATAGATAGCAGATGTTACAGGTTAATCCCTAGCCTAACATTATGTATCGCCAACTTATGCCATCCCTCATGAGTTAGCGACCATCATTTATAACGTTGAGGAATTAAACGATGAAACTACAATCCCTAGTTTTAGCTGCTGCTACTGCCCTTACTATGACCACTGCTTTTGCTGTGCCTGCAGGTACTTGGA
This window of the Psychrobacter arcticus 273-4 genome carries:
- a CDS encoding TerD family protein, which encodes MSTTTPSPLLSDSLRGLGLDAGTLFFGLNYEFTKIEQKGLFKNLKKRFNKNANSIDLDLACVLYDDNCTISDMVWFKKLRDKAESICHQGDSLNGKDRGDQAMYLAPLDQEQIRLYLDEIPAHITHIALIANSYHGQPFTRVKKGEIHLSDDEGNRSFEVNLKQLPRDCLTLWVAHLRREVDDWHLTLQNLPLPATDLALAAQQVAHELARALPIPQAIYSR
- a CDS encoding ion transporter encodes the protein MLFQSIRRLRLFVYNILQNDEHDTLFSRCVDYFLIFLIMANVTAVIAESVDTWYYPYQEYFTWFENFSIVIFSIEYLLRLWSVAEAKPSNTTWRQRWDWLKSPSALIDLIAIAPAFLNFFVSIDLRFLRILRLFRILKLTRYFASLRILLVVISKEKGSFQAVIFILIIMIVTASSGIYLVENHAQPEEFESIPKAMWWAVVTLTTVGYGDVTPITNAGKILGAIITILGVGIAALPAGILATGLANELSQRREELEQDFRGQLIDSDFDLVQNQMMIEKIRRELGLDKEQAQDIVLQVLREQELERRERDVQQKNFCPHCGERL